GAAACACGGTATCGAAAACAACCATTGCAAAAATATGTCTGAAATTACTTAAAATTTAGGTAATATTACttgaaattatatattattttattttatgagttaCAAAAATATTAGTTGATGTATCCACATAATGCTTTTCAATAAAATAGTATtgtttttggtatatatccctTATGTTTCTACCTTTGTCAAAAATATATTAGGATTAAAATTGTCCAACATTAGGAATTGAGCTAGTGACcatatactttatttatctTCATTATCTACCGTCAATCCAAACTaatgattttaatatattttttacatcCTCTTTGGTCAAGCTCttaaaatttgtttattttaaaacgTATTGTTAGTCAATGAGTGAAATCCGAAGCCAAGGTTCCAAAagtatttatgaaaaaaatactattttcaTCGTCATAAAATACTATATTCAAcctttgttaaaaaataaaggaaaaaaaccTTTATTGTTTAGTGTAATTGTATATAGGTGGGatttttatggtatttgaaCTTTGAATTCcattataaatttttaaaaacaatattATTAGTTGACTTTAAAACTTTCAATATTATAGTTTTATTCAACACCAAATTATCTACATATAAGAGTAATTTAGCTCCCGGAAGATATTAATACTACTtcctttgtctcaatttatgtgatacattttttGTTTAGTCTgtaaaaaaaagaatgatacatttctttatttagaaataatttacagCCACATATCTATgctttgttttagaccacaagttttaaaagtcttcctttatttcttaaattccgtacctagtcaaactatatcatataaattgagacggatggGAGTATCatattttacttatattttctttgattatCTAATAGTTTAGTTATCATATCTTATTTCACTTCAATATATGTTCTTTgagtattttattattttagtcatcaggtcattattatttttgttaaatattaaaaaataataaataaaaccctAAAATACACTAAAGAAAGATGTCCAAAAGATCCAACTCACGGCCCACctattttgtatttttgagattccAATAAGAAGTCTATTCCATCCGAAAGTAATATTCCTTTAAAATTCTGTTTATAttctttttacaaaaataaCCTACAAATCTATATTAAGAAGCGTTGccaagtcaattttttttttcttcattttattagAAATTATacgtaaaaaataataaaatgttaACCATATTAATATTCAGAAAACATTTAGTTGTGCTATGAAATAGAAATCGAATTAGTACAAATCTAACTTCAATTTGCTCACATTCAAATTAATGGCAGAAGCTATATGCTTGTTCCCTTACTTGGTATAGTTCGTCACACTATACttgcataaaaaaataaaaataaaaatgaaataatgagaCTTGTATAAAGTAAAGAATCCAAATAATATTAGATCAgatgagaagaaaaataaattcaatATTGACTATATCATCAAATATTTAATATGACCACCACGAGATCTAGTTTCGTTCAAGTAATGGATTCTAACCCGCTAGATCTTCTAATAAATCCAAAGTATGGGCACCTATGATTAAAACGTAATAATTGAAACTTGAAAAGAATTAATCGAATAAGTTAGCAGATGGAATAGATTAAATTGTACttgaacatcaacaacaacgcAAGTTACGTAATTACACTTACTCAACtgaaaaacataagaattaaCATCTAACGTAACTAACGAATCTCGGCTTTTCCCTAGAAACAAGAATCCTGAATAAGAATGTCTTCAACTGTCCAAGTAAAAACAATAACTAATCAATGATAAAATAGAATGCATCACAAAGCCACAAAGCAAAACAAAATCACgtaaagaaaaattaaaggaaTTCAGCagtcaaaagaaattaaaaacttACAAAGTGTCATTGAGTGGAAGAGGAGGCATACGGCGAAATCTATACACTTTATAATTTGCAATAGTTAGTTCCTAGTTGAATTGGAACTCCTCAAGCAATTAAAGCATAACAACTTTGACATGATAGCGGTCAACGAATAGCTAAAAGTTTTGGAACTATCATTAAGATTAGAAGTTTATTCATATTAGGAGAAGTTCCAAAATTTACAATTTTATCCAGTACGAAATTATTTTGTTAAgacatgctttatttttaaagggtataaaaatcgttcgatatttgaaggatattttggtcaaccaacatttatattcatgcttttataataatGTAGATAATTAATGTAGATTGAATTGTTGAAGCGTGTTGGGCTATGAAAGttaaattttgaatattgaaCTTAACCTTTCTTGCGTCCTTCTCTCCAAAATAATGCataattttgaaatatgattTCAGATGTGAATTTGTGCTTGTAAGGATAAGCCAGTATGGATGGCACCATGTGTTTTGATAAAAAACATATTATAATTTCTATTTTGAATATCATTTGATGTGTTTGAATAATTCGTTAAGTGTTCTAaagtttcataaaaaaaattgcatatgATGCATGTGTATGCTTCCAAAGATGAATATATATCATGCATAATAATGCTTTGCAGGTTATTAAACTTGCATGATTTTGATtaccaaattttatttgaatttatattatacttcttctgtttcaatttatgtgatatttttcacTTCTTGAGATTCAAATTGcatgaactttgaccaacatcataaaatgtattttttcaccaaattaatATGACAAAAGTTTCAACGTATAGtatttttcatgtagttttcaaatatataaaatttaatcttacaatattgaattaatctaatctaatttagcttcaaagtttagtcaaattatctattgaACAacaaaaagtatcacataaagtttagtcaaattattatCTAATTTAGCTTTAAGACTTGCTAGCAATATCATGCCTATCCACACGACATTATAGTTGTATTAACCCCATATTGATCACGTTATGGTATATCCTCATTTCACTCATTTCACTTGTCAGTGTAaaataaacctttttttttttgtattatatatatatatattatagtatttattagtatattgtgtAATTTAGAACTTTATAAGCTAAATATTTACATGATtgtgattatgtatatatatatatatatttaagttatatgcttaaggaACCCATAAtgtatagtgtatatatatcaatatacctaggttatataatttatatatatatatatatatatatttattatatactatatatatatttaagtatactatatatacttataacatatattataacttatgaTTTAAGAAttgttttctaagtttataaattcgtatatacgtttgaatatacatatatatatatcaatatatgtatcgatcctatatatatatatatatatatatatatatatatatatatatatatatatatatatatatggttatatatatactatatattataagtatattcatatattttaatttttaatttaggtATTTCTGGTAATTCCTAACTTTATAAAAGCAAGAAAGTAAACATTATTTTATCATTCTTGGAGattttgcaagttgtagttttttttactaaataatACATGAGCAAGATatagaaatagtagaataataaaatcatcCCCATGAATTTCCctcacatcatcaatttatctcaATTTTCCTCCTTTTCTGAAATTGGAACCATCAATCTAaccaactttttttcttttctgaatcCTTTTGTTTCCTGGGTTTTTGAATCTAATCAAGTTGCCCAGGAGGGTGTTTGGatttataattgcaaaattattttgtaatattttttgtcttttaagcTCTTTTTTGTTGTGAGAGAAGGAAAgataaaagtttaaaaaaagtttggggggttggggaGCATTTAAATTTAGGCAAAAAGAATAATTTAACTcctttcaaatttttcaaaaaaatgtgaTATAGTTTAAGCGAGTTCTCACAGGTTCCGATTTTTTCCGTTTAACATGATTGTGATTATGGCCTTTGTGTCAAAGGATGAATTGCGatgcatatatattttgaaCACTTTTGATCCATATATTAAAAAGGTTAACTCGAAAATGACATAATTTTAATAGGTTTCTGGTAAGCAAGAAAGTAAACATTTATCAAGAATTAACTAATTTTACCCTGACGATCAATTTATCTCAATTTTCCTCCTTTTCTGAAATTGGAACCATCAATCTAaccaactttttttcttttctgaatccttttgtttttttgaaattgCCCTGAAACTATTgactttcactttttttttgtggtgTTTGGGAAAGATAAAAGTTGCTTTTAAGCATTTATTTTAGGCAAAAAGAATAATTCCTCCGAtcaaatttatgtgatataatttaactaaattaaatatttggccatgaaacttttctatttttcccaaaactatttcacttttatttgggaATCAACGTTTGAAAATTTAACTACAACTGAAATTTGAATAACACCTAAAaccttattttcactttttcactttcaatacatttaaataaccaaattttctttgcaaaaactataacaaaacacaactccaacttcaaaattcaaaataaagtgaaaaatatttgatttttatagtcaaacacctactaagaaagaaagaaaaactttaTGTACCATTCTTTTTGAgacagataaaaaaaaaaaaaacatatcacGTAAATTGAGATATAAGAATACAAAATAAGCTAAAAGTCAAAAATTGAATATCCCAACACTTATAACCTACTTTAAAAGGCCAATCCAAACACTCACTAAGGGTTTTggtaacaaaaagaaaaatgaaaacaaaaatatttccaTTGTAACCAGCAGCACAGAGcaaattgaaagaaaacatGTAACAATGAGCAATCATCACCATCCCCACCAAGATCCGGATCCCCAATTTCCCGACCCGAATGACAATCCAAACCCGACCCACCCACAACCTCGCCATCCACGTGGCTTCGCCGCAACAaacaccaccaccactacaGGGGACCCACagataaaaacaaaaaagagtatCATGAATGGGCGTTTTGGGTattattgtattttataaaagattaattaattttaaaaattacttttcaaaCTCTCATTAACTTAATCAAATTTTTAAGTGAAATTTAATTTTGGCTGGTCAAACTTGTCACTCTAATAATTACAAGACTTGATAGTCATCTCGAATTAAATTTTCGGAGCCGGGGACAAAGCTGAtccttttaatattttttgcttcATCACCAAACactaacaaataaataaaatattcacctttttttccgaaaaacattttccgtcataccaaacacacccttaaccAGAAAATGCAAGCTATAGCAGTTCAGAGCAAATTGAATTATTGAAGAAATGCAACAATGAGCAATCCCCACCAAGACCCGGATCCCCAATTTCCCGACCCGAATGACAATCCAAACCCGACCCACCCACAACCTCGGCGTCCACGTGGCTTCGCGGCCACAAACAGCGGCACCACAAATAAGAacagaaaagagagagaaaaagagaaggaaagaacGAAGCTTCGAGAACGTCACAGGCGAGCAATAACGAGTAGAATGCTAGCAGGATTACGTCAATATGGGAATTTCCCATTACCAGTTAGAGCTGATATGAATGATGTAATTGCTGCACTTGCTAGACAAGCTGGTTGGATTGTTGAGTCTGATGGTACCACTTTTAGACAATCTAAtcccaataataataataatgcttctaatatGGTGAGCTAAATTTATTTACTACTtaattgaagtttttttttaatattatctaataggtctgtgtacactctaccctccccagaccctacATGGTGGGATTAATACtgggcttcttgttgttgttgttgtatctaaTTGTGTTAAATTATGTGAGcaacttagtaggcgtttggacatgcgatttgaaaCTAATtagatgaaatcagcgtttggacatgcatttcatctcattgTTTCAAATCATGCTATGATTAGgggtttcaaatcatggttttaaaaattttaaatataaaacttgacctataagtttatattttgtaaaaaaagatccataagttggtagatattttttaacaattactctcaCTAATTATTTAccaatctttatttatgtctatcatgattatattaaagagtagttatattactattcatgttaaattttcctttttattaaactgaagtttgatcaattgatgttgtattttttagaaaggccttctaatAGCGTATTAGTTTTtgtatgaactatgacttgctcatttggtaagactgtataagaattgagaatattttgatagttttcacaacttgtggggcttttatgtttataagaaaaaatacaacttaagaaattcaaattgtatgtccaaacatgatttcaaaccatggtttcaaaccatgtccaaacagCTTCTTAATACTTCCaagtcctaatttatgtgacacttttactttttgcttttcgagagtcaaacaagGAAATCTTTGACCGTGATTTATTTGTAtgccctttaaatattttaaattgtcaaTTATTGCGATTTATAGTAcgccctccatcccaatttatgcaGAAGGTGTTTGATTGGGTacagagtttaagaatgaaaggaaaagttttgattcaaaataaggCCTACATATTTGTGTTGTTATAAACCattttattaaggataaaatgagaagtttaaagttaaattgttactagatatggaaatgtgtcattctttttgggactgactaaaaaagaaagagtgtgacataaattaagacggagggagtactgaAAATCAGTTCTTTGTAGTATTATCTAATTGTGTTAAATTATGTGAACCACCTGATAGAGGGATACTTTTAGCATTCCCGATGTCCCAatttgttccaatttatgtgatagcTTTTTgtatttcgagagtcaaacaagGAAATCTTTGACCGTGATTTATTTGTATgccctttaaatatttttacgatttttatgtagtttctaaatatatataagtctgatcaaaatgaagaagtttgactctcgaaatttgAACAGTGTCagataaattgggacagagggagtatctttttttttttttttttttttgatgaaccGCCGGAACCGCCGGGTGAGCCTCAGCTCACAAACCACACAAGGAGAGATAACCCGGGTGCGCACGGGGGTAGCTCGACCTGGCGGCAAATCCCCTGTTGTCGTAGACGGCGAACCCGAGACCTCCATTAATAGCCTCATCTCAACAAACCACGCTTGCGGGAGATAGTATCTTTTGTTCCCATTATAAGTCCTCTTGTTAGAGTGTCCCACATTGGTTGATGTAATTGGTCATTGTCTCGACCCGGGATGACTTAGGTCCAATGTTCATTTTCTTAACACAGTGCTGGCTTGATTCTATGTTGTTGTATGAAGATTAGACTTTTAGACGTGTTTTGCTAAAGTTTTCATCTTTACATTTTACCTTTGATAATTTTGATGTCTCTATACTTATGTTCATTTTATAGAATATGTACTGCACTTTTTGAAACTAATTTGAGAGATGGAAAAAGTATCAGTTAATGGAGCATAGAGTGATAATTTTGTTcccaaaaccaaaaccaaaccgaaaatttaaccaaatcgaataaaaaaaccgacatttggtttggtttggttttaaatttgaaaaaccgataatatttggtttggttatggttatagtaaaaaataactaaataaccggtccaaaccgataattatatacataaaatttataattatttatatgtataatattcttttcataaataattaaagatattttatattaattattaatttaattttgattgTTTTTAAGCCCATGTCTTAAAGTTGTCCAAGTCATCTTTAAGTCGTAAGCATTTAAAaatcctactatctcttttcataatTTTGATGTCTTTCCCTGTACTTATGTTCATTTTATAGAATATGTAATGCACTTCATTTGAAACTAATTTGAGAGATGGAAAAACcgggtggttattattttacggtttggttatggttttagacatttaaaaaccgactggagcaaccaataaccgacccaaaccgaaccatgaacacccctaattACACCTAGTCCTTTAAACAGTACCCCTTTCCGATGGGATAGAGAACCCCTTTGACCCCAGAGGTGTAGCTTAGTAAGTGGGTGAAACCATGGGAGACTCGGGTTCAAATTTCAACAGAGACATAAGACGTTAGGTGATTTTTTACCATCTGCCTAAGCTGAGGTGGACAAAGTTACCAATGATTGTGTAGGTGAGAGGTAGCAGGTACTTAGTGAAATAATCGAGGTGTGCACAAGGTTGCCAAACACCACTTATGCATTGAGATCATAATGAGAGTATGATCTCAAtcttttttttcacattttccATCAACTCTAACCGACAGAGTTTGTAAAGTATCTGATGGAGAACAAAAGTGGTCATTTTTTGCaaatttaaaggaccaaaattgcTCAGGAATATATTTAAAGGACTACTGTTAACCTATCCCaaaacataagggaccattttttgttattttcttgatAGATCTCAATACATTTTTGACCTTTTGGAATTCCGGGGAATGACTCTCGTGTTTTCTCCTTGACTCTGAGGTCAATGAGATTCTTTGTGCTATTGAATGTGAAGGAAGTATTCTTTCCCAAAACCAAAAGGTTAAGGGGTTAAGTAGAATTCACTGATTTACTCTGAAGTATATTGGTTATGACTTATGAAGTATTTGCTAGCTTACTAATATTTACCTGAAGGATGATACTGTATTTATTAGAAAAAAGTAAACAATAAACTTATCTAATTTGGGAAAGTGAGAAAATGTTGGATGATTTTAACTAGTGGCCATGTTGAACTATGCTGGACTAAAGGAATGATCTATGGCGTGATTTGCTGGATAATGAAAAGAGCACTGAGGTTTTTgtaaaaattagaaaagaaaccatcaaagtatattttataaaaattacattaccattctcaaaaaaaaaaaaaaaaaaaagtaattttataaaaataaataaagaaaacctaCAAATATAAGATGATGTACCTTCATAGTCTTGTGTATGTGGTTCTATAACAGTCACTTAATGTAATAATTGAAGAGAGCACTTTTTCAGTTTGTAGCATGTACAGAACAACAATAAAAGTACCAGAACCAAATGCCTGTGTTATCACTAACAAATCTTACACTCTTTTTAGgatcattcatttcataattaGCCATGTTATTTTCAATGCCTCTGGAAGAATCTAAAGTCATGAATCTATGTCTATACGGTCTTTTTactccttatcaaaaaaaaaaaaaaaaaaaaaaaaacaatgtctTTATGATCTTTTTAAAGATGTTGTTTGAAAATACATTGCTtttaaataatacataaaaattcATATTTATCTCCGGGTTACTTTTCTTGCACCGCATCTTTTCTCATTGGCATGCGATGTCTTCTTGATATTCTGTTTTAACTTTAAATTGTCGACAAAAAATGATATCTTTATTATCACTACCACTGAATAAATTTCATAGGGGCCTTATCAGGTGATGTCTGTTGAGAGTCCCGTTTCTGGCAGTTCCTTGAGAAATTGCTCAACCAGAGCATCAGTGGACTGTCAGCCATCAATTCCAAGGATCAACGAGAGTTTATCGCCAGCCTCTTTTGATTCTATTGTAGTCACAGAAAGTGAAACGAAGGTTGATAAATTCACAAGTACCAGTCCAATGGATTCTACAGAATGTTTAGAGGCAGGCCAGGTAAATCAAGTTCATATAAGCTGAGGATGAACTTGATATTCAATGTTGCTTTGGGGTTGATTATTTATCTTGATGTATTCCACCATCCTAACCTTTTCACATCTTTTCGTTAGACTGCATTATATCATTGTTAGAACAACTAATTGAATTGTTTTAGCATAAATGAGACTTATGAAGATACAAATTcgtctatttttctattttatcattGCTCTATTTTTccttctcaaaaaaataaaataaaatgtccaTTCTCCAAATCAGAGGGGAAGAGGAGACTTGCTACTAAATTTTAGTTGTTTAGTGTCAGGTTTATGTTCCTTTTTGAATTTGGGACGATTTTAGATGCGTTCTTAATCACACCCCCCCTCCGCCCCTCTCTTCTCTCTATTTATAAGTGATGTTGAATGACTTAAATATAGTGCAGGAACCTGCGAAATTGATAGAGTAGGTCAGCTGCACGTCGtgttttgtttttcaattttttggtaAGCAACATATAAAGTTATATATGAGGGTAAAATTTCTTGTCTTGTTTGTGTCATGTCCCTATTTCTCAAGTTTATGTCTCTCTGGGTCTGAATTCATGCTACTTAAGTCCCCGTCCTGTGAGACGACATATTTGACGTAGTAATTCCTTATTCCACTTAGACATATGTAATTGAGTGGTTTTGACTTTTCCTCCAACAACAATGGACGATCTTAATGTTGACTTTCTTCTTTCCATCTCTCacattgatttggaagtttatttGAGATCAACTCTTCAAACTTCGAAGAGCCTAGTAGTATGAGTTTATCTCAGCAGCAAAGAACAGACTTAGTTGTTCTTGATGCAGCATGGTTGCTTCATGCTTGTATAGTTTGTAAGCTATTTTTAATAGAAGGTTGAGCTACATTAGTTCTCCTGTTGGAGGACATATGGAAAAAGTAAATCTAACTAGTTATTTCTTGCAGCTTATGCAAGACCTTCACTGTGGGGAGCATGGAAGTGGTTTTTCAGAAACTCAATACGTCCCAGTTTTTGTTATGCTTTCTGTAAGCATCTTTTTCCTTAACATACTTTATATTCCTCAATTACATGTAATAGGAGGACACCAAGCTTTGAGATTTCTCTCATTTGTTAATTATCTTTCCATGTTCACCAGTCAAAATGAAACACAAGGAAACTGATTATTTATCAGCAAATTGCTATTATGTGGCTTCATATCAATACATATTCCAATTTCATTCTAATTAACCATGCTTAAATCGTGGCTCTGTTTGTGGCAGAGTGGTGTAATCAACAACTTCTGCCAGTTAATGGATCCTGATGGTGTTAAACAGGAGTTGCAGCAGCTTGAGTCTTTAAAAATAGATGGTGTTGTGGTAAATTGCTGGTGGGGCATCGTTGAAAGCTGGGTGCCTCAGAAATATGAGTGGTCCGGCTACAGAGAGTTGTTCAAAATAATCCAAGATTTCAAGATGAAACTGCAGGTCCTAAAACACTCATTGTTTATGTTTACTCATATTGAAGCGTCGGCATTCCTAACAAGTTTAAGTTAGTCATCCTTTGGCGGGAAGAACCCTGTTCTTTCCCGTTTTATGCTTCACATTAAGACAATTCTTGAGGTCTAGCTTATTTAGGCATATTTATGGCTGGATACCCAAAAATAGAGTGTTTTATCAAGTTTCTTCTTTATCCACGAAGGTTGTaatggcatttcatgaaaatggaggaAGTGACACCAGTGGCATGTTCATATCCCTTCCTCAGTGGGTTCTGGAGATAGGAAAAGACAATCAGGAGATATTCTTCACTGATCGTCAAGGAAGAAGGAACACTGAATGCCTATCCTGGGGCATCGACAAAGAACGAGTATTAAGAGGTAGAACTGCCATTGAGGTATTAAGTTTTCCTTTATTCCTTTCAAGAGAGAAAATTTAACGTTCCCTGATTCTTTGAAGGGAATATCTCTCTAATAGATATTATccaatcatgtaatcatattgTCAACTgaataatgaataatttttattttccgAGGAACTTTCCGCAAGACTAGTTTTAGAAGTCTcattgatatgtgatatgtcacTTCCTGCATAAGAGAGTGTTTTCTCCGCATGATTGACTTTGCTGAAAATGAGACAAAATTACAGTGAGaacttaaaagaaaaatgtatagaAACCGTCTAAATTGTAACTAAATATTACTTATTTTGATcgctattttaaaataaaatgttgCAGGTTTACTTTGATTTGATGAGAAGCTTCCGCACTGAATTTGATGACTTGTTCGCTGATGGTCTAATTTCTGCTATTGAAATTGGACTTGGAGCTTCTGGGGAGCTAAAGTACCCTTCTTTTTCTGAAAGGATGGGATGGAGGTATCCTGGTATTGGTGAGTTTCAGGTATCTGTTATAGGAAGGCTGAGATGTATTTGGTCATATTACTTGGTCTTCGCTGACTATATTTTAAGAAAACGATCTTAATTTTGTTCCCTGGGTCTGTTTCATAACCTTGGTGTGCCTGAAAATGCACGAGTCTGACACTGATTGGTTCCTCGTTAACCCAAGTGGATCATTTTCGTGTTGTTAAATTGTCAAACTTATAAagtgatttgttgtttttctatGGAAAAATTTCATATAATGTAAAAATATAGTTATCCATCTTGAGTCAAACTATTGCATAAAAGTGATGGAGGGACTATCAGTTTCTCAATGGAGGGACTATCAGTTTCTCTCTTACTTTGTATCTAATATTTGTATGCATAAAAGTGATAAGGGACTATCAGTTTCTCTCTGATGTTGAATCTAATATTTGTATCCAAAGGAAATATCCTACCTAGCTCGACCTGACTAAAGCATAACCTTTTTTAAGGAGAACACAAACAGTAAAAAACATCACATAGAAACTTCCCTTGATTCCTCGTCACCACCTAATATCTATTATCTAGAGCTAAGCTAAAAGAGCGTTACTACTGAGCTGTTATAATAAGATACATGAAAGTTAAAAGGAAATAAGTGACCACtaacaagcaacaacaacaacaacatacccagcggaatcccacaagtggggtctggggagggtggtgtgtacgcagccttacccctaccttgtgaaggtagagccgtagagaggctgtttccgatggaccctcggctcaaataaaacatatcaaaatcaagtaTGGAAAGGAAATGCAGTGTGAAGAAGCCATGCTAAAAATAAAGGAGAAGAGAACAGTAGCAACAACAAATAATATGGTAACTGAAGCAAAGGAAACAACAGGTAACaataaaattgaagaataaGATAGTAAGAGAGTAATAATAAGTAATAACAGTA
This portion of the Lycium ferocissimum isolate CSIRO_LF1 chromosome 1, AGI_CSIRO_Lferr_CH_V1, whole genome shotgun sequence genome encodes:
- the LOC132057767 gene encoding beta-amylase 8, coding for MSNPHQDPDPQFPDPNDNPNPTHPQPRRPRGFAATNSGTTNKNRKEREKEKERTKLRERHRRAITSRMLAGLRQYGNFPLPVRADMNDVIAALARQAGWIVESDGTTFRQSNPNNNNNASNMGPYQVMSVESPVSGSSLRNCSTRASVDCQPSIPRINESLSPASFDSIVVTESETKVDKFTSTSPMDSTECLEAGQLMQDLHCGEHGSGFSETQYVPVFVMLSSGVINNFCQLMDPDGVKQELQQLESLKIDGVVVNCWWGIVESWVPQKYEWSGYRELFKIIQDFKMKLQVVMAFHENGGSDTSGMFISLPQWVLEIGKDNQEIFFTDRQGRRNTECLSWGIDKERVLRGRTAIEVYFDLMRSFRTEFDDLFADGLISAIEIGLGASGELKYPSFSERMGWRYPGIGEFQCYDKYSLQNLRKAATSRGHSFWAKGPDNAGYYNSKPHETGFFCERGDYDSYYGRFFLHWYRQVLIDHADKVLSLATLAFEGIQIVVKIPAIYWWYRTSSHAAELTAGYYNPTNQDGYSSVFEVLKKHSVTIKFVCSGLQVPETDESLADPEGLSWQILNSAWDKEINVAGQNAFPCYDREGLMRLVETAKPRNDPDHHRFSFFAFQQPSPLVQSAICFSEMDYFIKCMHGDMNIVES